In one Brevibacterium sp. CBA3109 genomic region, the following are encoded:
- a CDS encoding dihydrofolate reductase family protein, with translation MGRVTWGFTSSLDGFITGPDHDMSWMSGLGSLADGTVENLASRVAVIISGRRGYDAAKAQADERDELTSEAYGGAWSGTEFILTHRPEELADDPNVTAMNCSIAEAIDRAQPIAGDRDIQIISAVIARQALDVDLIDEMQVFVAPVFLGDGTRIFDVPGGRRIVWELVEIDEANREAFVRTYRPKR, from the coding sequence ATGGGCAGAGTCACGTGGGGGTTCACAAGTTCGCTCGACGGGTTCATCACCGGCCCGGATCACGATATGTCCTGGATGTCCGGCCTCGGTTCACTGGCAGACGGCACGGTCGAGAACCTCGCGTCGAGGGTCGCCGTTATCATCTCCGGTCGACGCGGCTATGACGCTGCCAAGGCCCAGGCCGACGAACGCGACGAACTGACCTCCGAGGCGTACGGGGGAGCGTGGTCGGGCACCGAGTTCATCCTCACCCACCGTCCCGAGGAGCTCGCCGACGATCCGAACGTCACCGCCATGAACTGCTCCATCGCCGAGGCGATCGACCGGGCCCAGCCCATCGCCGGTGATCGCGATATCCAGATCATCAGCGCCGTCATCGCCCGGCAGGCTCTTGACGTCGATCTCATCGACGAGATGCAGGTCTTCGTCGCACCGGTCTTCCTCGGTGACGGCACCAGGATCTTCGACGTTCCCGGCGGCAGGCGCATCGTTTGGGAACTCGTCGAGATCGATGAGGCGAACAGGGAGGCCTTCGTGCGCACCTATCGTCCGAAGCGATAG
- a CDS encoding GTP pyrophosphokinase: protein MTERQQLPDMALTPNQVASVRSLRHDFSLLLMQHRFVIDELLTKISILREESFHTHSYNPIEHITSRVKSPQSLLEKVNRRQLPLDVATIRSKITDIAGIRITCSFIADTYHVLDMLTSQNDVRIVEIKDYIANPKPNGYKSLHAILEVPVFLNGGPTPVICEVQIRTIAMDFWASLEHKIHYKFSGEVPERLIEELTQTAEVASQLDRRMEQLHAEVHDSEPSSTAGEDFDEEAMRILWELSSRQE, encoded by the coding sequence ATGACCGAACGACAACAGCTCCCAGACATGGCCTTGACGCCGAATCAGGTGGCGAGCGTGCGATCGCTGCGGCACGACTTCTCGTTGCTGCTCATGCAGCATCGCTTCGTCATCGACGAGCTGCTGACCAAGATCTCGATTCTGCGTGAAGAGTCCTTCCACACGCACAGCTACAATCCGATTGAACACATCACCTCGAGGGTGAAGTCGCCGCAGAGCCTGCTCGAGAAGGTCAATCGCCGGCAGCTTCCTCTCGACGTCGCGACGATCCGCTCGAAGATCACCGACATCGCGGGCATCCGCATCACCTGCAGCTTCATCGCCGATACCTATCACGTGCTCGACATGCTGACCTCGCAGAATGATGTTCGGATCGTGGAGATCAAGGACTACATCGCCAACCCGAAACCCAATGGCTACAAGAGCCTCCATGCGATCCTCGAAGTGCCCGTCTTCCTCAATGGGGGCCCGACACCGGTGATCTGCGAAGTCCAGATCCGGACCATCGCCATGGACTTCTGGGCCAGCCTCGAGCACAAGATCCACTACAAATTCTCGGGTGAAGTTCCAGAGCGGCTCATCGAGGAGCTCACCCAGACCGCCGAGGTGGCCAGCCAGCTCGATCGCCGGATGGAGCAGCTGCACGCCGAGGTCCACGACAGCGAGCCCAGCAGCACTGCCGGCGAGGATTTCGATGAGGAAGCAATGCGCATTCTGTGGGAGCTGAGCTCACGGCAGGAATGA
- a CDS encoding DUF2277 domain-containing protein yields MCRNIRTLHNFEPHATSDEVHAAAVQYVRKIAGTTKPSHANAEAFDAAVEEVAHTTQHLLNALVTTAPAKNREVEAEKRRARFAARA; encoded by the coding sequence ATATGCAGGAACATCAGAACCCTTCATAATTTCGAACCCCACGCCACCTCGGACGAAGTGCATGCCGCGGCAGTGCAGTACGTGCGCAAGATCGCGGGGACGACGAAGCCGTCCCACGCCAACGCCGAGGCTTTCGATGCGGCCGTCGAAGAGGTCGCTCACACGACTCAGCATCTTCTCAACGCGTTGGTGACCACTGCACCGGCGAAGAATCGTGAGGTCGAGGCCGAGAAGCGACGAGCCAGATTCGCCGCCCGCGCATGA
- a CDS encoding DUF1304 domain-containing protein, whose amino-acid sequence MTALGLVLAGLAAGLHVFIFYLESISWTTPRARATFGTSEEEAQATKSMAFNQGFYNLFLALAALIGIVVYLAGTPEIGLTLVFTGVGSMLAAAVVLVASSPDLAASALKQGLLPLLAVASLLIGIVV is encoded by the coding sequence ATGACGGCTCTCGGGCTCGTTCTCGCCGGGCTTGCCGCGGGCTTGCACGTCTTCATCTTCTACTTGGAATCGATCTCCTGGACTACTCCGCGTGCGCGAGCGACATTCGGCACCAGCGAGGAGGAAGCCCAGGCCACGAAGTCGATGGCCTTCAATCAGGGCTTCTACAACCTCTTCCTCGCGCTCGCAGCCCTCATCGGGATCGTCGTGTACCTCGCGGGCACACCCGAAATCGGACTCACTCTCGTCTTCACCGGAGTCGGCTCAATGCTCGCGGCGGCAGTTGTGCTGGTGGCGTCCTCGCCCGACCTCGCCGCCTCGGCGCTCAAGCAAGGTCTTCTGCCCCTACTTGCCGTCGCGTCTCTGCTCATCGGGATCGTGGTTTGA
- a CDS encoding IclR family transcriptional regulator, producing the protein MANSQSGDSMIDRLVRVLGSFDPDHPSLSTDELSERAGLPKSTAYRLINDMMRHNLLQRDPNGRIRIGVGMWELSNRASDAVDLATVARPHMSAVHDFVGENTQLGILREREVLIIERMSKPAAVIHRSKTAGRLPAHASSCGLVLLAHAPKHVREAYLRGPLAAITEKTTTDPAVLRTMLTTIRTDHFAELAGHIDDGTTGIAVPVFDGNGLTIASLGVVVDSEHHIGGPAIMQALRTASAGITKDLEARGTTVVD; encoded by the coding sequence ATGGCGAACTCTCAATCGGGCGATTCCATGATCGATCGGCTGGTCCGAGTCCTCGGCTCGTTCGACCCCGATCATCCGAGCTTAAGCACCGACGAGCTGTCCGAGCGAGCGGGATTGCCGAAGTCCACGGCATACCGACTGATCAACGACATGATGCGGCATAATCTGCTCCAGCGCGATCCCAACGGTCGAATCAGGATCGGCGTGGGAATGTGGGAGCTGTCGAATCGGGCCTCCGACGCCGTCGATCTCGCGACCGTGGCCAGACCCCACATGAGCGCGGTTCACGACTTCGTCGGCGAGAACACCCAGCTGGGCATCCTGCGCGAACGCGAGGTCCTCATCATCGAGAGGATGTCGAAGCCGGCAGCGGTCATCCACCGCTCGAAGACAGCCGGGAGACTCCCTGCCCATGCCTCATCGTGCGGACTGGTACTGCTCGCTCACGCTCCGAAGCACGTGCGAGAGGCCTACCTGCGCGGACCGCTCGCCGCGATCACCGAGAAGACGACGACCGACCCGGCAGTGCTGCGGACGATGCTGACGACGATCCGGACCGATCACTTCGCAGAGCTTGCCGGTCATATCGATGACGGCACCACCGGAATCGCGGTGCCCGTCTTCGACGGCAACGGGCTGACGATCGCCAGCCTCGGCGTCGTCGTCGACTCCGAGCACCACATCGGCGGGCCGGCGATCATGCAGGCCCTGCGCACCGCCTCGGCGGGGATTACGAAGGATCTCGAAGCTCGGGGGACGACCGTGGTGGACTGA
- a CDS encoding benzaldehyde dehydrogenase has protein sequence MSENSFLGTQWHGNIFTGAWTNGADEPYDVIEPATGQSLGRLGAANADDVNAAATRAAAAQKEWAKTPPAERAAVLRRAGALWAEHAEEISDWIIRESGGISAKAGVEVSSAEQICYESSALPSHPKGQVLTSNEPRWSFSRRVPAGVVSVIAPFNFPLILSIRSVAPALALGNAVLLKPDPRTAVCGGVSLARIFAEAGLPEGLLQVLPGGREAGEAVVSAPEVSVISFTGSTAAGRKVGETAGRLLKRCHLELGGNNALVVLPGAEVGPATSAGAFGSWMHQGQICMTTGRHLVHESIYDEYVEQLAERARNLPVGNPATEEVALGPIIDDNQRARIRDIIDKAQADGARLVAGGTGEGAFVPPTVLADLSPSNPAWTQEIFGPVAPVSRFSTLEEAAELVNSSVYGLSVGILGDVGTAIELADLVDTGKIHINEQTVSDEANVPFGGTKDSGNGSRFGGAEANIEAFTETQWVTMRSQIAPYPF, from the coding sequence ATGAGCGAGAACAGTTTCCTAGGCACCCAGTGGCACGGCAATATCTTCACCGGGGCATGGACGAACGGTGCAGACGAGCCCTATGACGTCATCGAACCCGCAACAGGTCAGTCGCTGGGACGCTTGGGCGCTGCGAACGCCGATGACGTGAACGCCGCCGCCACCCGTGCCGCGGCCGCCCAGAAGGAATGGGCGAAGACGCCGCCTGCCGAGCGCGCAGCCGTCCTCCGCCGGGCCGGCGCACTGTGGGCCGAGCACGCCGAGGAGATCTCGGATTGGATCATCCGTGAATCGGGCGGGATTTCCGCCAAGGCAGGTGTCGAAGTCAGCTCTGCTGAGCAGATCTGCTACGAATCCTCCGCCCTGCCCAGCCACCCCAAGGGCCAGGTCCTGACCTCGAACGAACCCCGCTGGTCATTCTCTCGCCGGGTGCCTGCCGGAGTCGTCTCCGTCATCGCACCCTTCAACTTCCCACTCATTCTCTCGATCCGCTCGGTCGCCCCGGCACTCGCGCTGGGCAATGCGGTCCTGCTCAAGCCGGACCCGCGCACCGCGGTCTGCGGTGGGGTGAGCCTGGCCCGGATCTTCGCCGAGGCGGGGCTTCCCGAGGGACTCCTGCAGGTCCTTCCCGGTGGTCGGGAAGCCGGCGAAGCTGTGGTCTCTGCTCCTGAGGTCTCGGTCATCTCCTTCACCGGGTCGACCGCAGCCGGACGCAAGGTCGGCGAAACTGCCGGGCGCCTCCTCAAACGCTGCCACCTGGAACTCGGTGGAAACAACGCACTCGTCGTCCTCCCCGGGGCAGAGGTCGGTCCGGCCACCTCGGCGGGAGCCTTCGGTTCCTGGATGCACCAGGGCCAGATCTGCATGACCACGGGTCGCCACCTCGTCCACGAGTCAATCTACGACGAATACGTCGAACAGCTGGCCGAGCGTGCCAGGAACCTGCCCGTAGGCAACCCCGCCACCGAGGAGGTCGCACTGGGTCCAATCATCGACGACAACCAGCGGGCCCGGATCCGCGACATCATCGACAAGGCGCAGGCCGACGGTGCACGACTCGTCGCCGGAGGGACCGGTGAAGGAGCATTCGTGCCACCGACGGTGTTGGCGGACCTGAGCCCCTCGAACCCGGCCTGGACGCAGGAGATCTTCGGACCTGTAGCGCCTGTGAGCCGCTTCTCGACCCTCGAAGAAGCCGCGGAGCTCGTCAACTCAAGCGTTTACGGGCTGTCCGTGGGCATCCTCGGCGATGTGGGCACGGCCATCGAGCTGGCCGACCTCGTCGACACCGGCAAGATCCACATCAATGAGCAGACCGTCTCCGATGAGGCGAACGTGCCCTTCGGCGGCACGAAGGATTCCGGGAACGGGTCCCGCTTCGGTGGAGCGGAGGCCAACATCGAAGCCTTCACCGAAACTCAGTGGGTGACGATGCGCTCCCAGATTGCCCCATACCCATTCTGA
- a CDS encoding aromatic acid/H+ symport family MFS transporter, with the protein MSTPAVAPVTTSARTAATTRWPAILCWLAVALEGFDLVVLGAVIPELLATNAIGFTTEAATLVATLSLVGVGLGAAAVGPISDRFGRRYTIIVCVLIFSIFTLLVAFSPNVALFTTFRFIAGLALGAVMPGCLAYISEHNRSGKTGKATTLTMTGYHAGAVAISLLAVFYSHNWHLLFIAGGVAGLVLVPLLWWKLPESQAFVDARAAKDRPAQTAAVAPKTGVAGLFVGRFKLVTIGVWAASFMGLLLVYGLNTWLPKIMADAGYEVSDSLVMLLVMNVGAVVGLVIAGWLADKHGTKPIVLLWFILAAVFLAALSIPMTSQVLLNIAVFITGVFVFSAQVLVYAFVSAIYPPTARGTAIGMASAVGRIGAIVGPFITGTLVTAGIAYPWGFYLFAVVAVFGFAAMAIVPKAVDAAGR; encoded by the coding sequence ATGTCCACACCTGCTGTAGCCCCTGTCACCACCTCTGCCCGAACGGCGGCCACTACCCGCTGGCCGGCGATCCTGTGCTGGCTGGCCGTCGCCCTCGAGGGCTTCGACCTCGTCGTGCTCGGGGCGGTGATCCCCGAGCTTCTGGCGACGAACGCCATCGGCTTCACCACCGAGGCCGCGACGCTCGTGGCGACTCTGAGCCTGGTAGGTGTGGGCCTCGGGGCTGCGGCGGTGGGGCCGATCTCCGACCGCTTCGGGCGTCGCTACACGATCATCGTCTGCGTGCTGATCTTCAGCATCTTCACCCTGCTTGTGGCATTCTCCCCGAACGTCGCACTGTTCACGACCTTCCGGTTCATCGCCGGGTTGGCCTTGGGTGCCGTGATGCCGGGTTGCCTCGCCTACATCAGCGAGCACAACAGGTCGGGTAAGACCGGCAAGGCGACGACGCTGACGATGACCGGCTACCACGCCGGCGCCGTGGCGATCTCTCTGCTCGCCGTCTTCTACTCGCATAACTGGCACCTGCTCTTCATCGCCGGGGGTGTGGCAGGACTCGTCCTCGTCCCGCTGCTGTGGTGGAAGCTGCCCGAATCTCAGGCCTTCGTCGATGCCCGGGCCGCGAAGGACCGTCCCGCCCAAACTGCTGCCGTGGCCCCGAAGACCGGGGTGGCAGGACTGTTCGTGGGCCGGTTCAAGCTGGTCACGATCGGCGTCTGGGCAGCAAGCTTCATGGGTCTGCTACTCGTCTACGGCCTCAACACGTGGTTGCCGAAGATCATGGCCGATGCCGGGTACGAGGTCTCGGATTCCCTCGTCATGCTGCTCGTCATGAATGTCGGTGCCGTCGTCGGCCTCGTCATCGCCGGCTGGCTCGCGGACAAGCACGGGACGAAGCCGATCGTGCTGCTGTGGTTCATCCTCGCAGCCGTGTTCCTCGCTGCTTTGAGCATTCCGATGACGAGCCAGGTTCTGCTCAACATCGCGGTCTTCATCACCGGTGTGTTCGTCTTCTCCGCCCAGGTCCTCGTCTACGCCTTCGTATCCGCGATCTACCCGCCCACTGCCCGCGGTACCGCGATCGGCATGGCCTCGGCAGTGGGCCGCATCGGCGCCATCGTCGGTCCGTTCATCACCGGCACCCTCGTCACAGCAGGCATCGCCTACCCGTGGGGCTTCTATCTCTTCGCGGTTGTCGCCGTCTTCGGCTTCGCAGCGATGGCGATCGTTCCGAAGGCAGTGGACGCCGCCGGACGATGA